The Pedobacter africanus genome has a window encoding:
- the aroB gene encoding 3-dehydroquinate synthase: MNKLDSAGHSIYFETGLESLANIVESGRYSKIFVFADSNTSELCLPLFREMMNDFHGFDLIETDPGEENKNIDFCIGIWKTLLDFGADRKCLMINLGGGVITDMGGFVASTYKRGIDFINIPTTLLSQVDASVGGKTGIDVDNVKNMVGTFTLPQCVFIETAFLKTLPQRELLSGFAEMIKHGLIADQEYYQNLKNSDYLQVSAPAIYRSVEIKNDVVTEDPHEKGLRKILNFGHTIGHAVETYSLINDAQPLTHGEAIAIGMICEAFLSSTNNTFKAEELEDVTAYISKLYPAYAIKEESFAQLMEFMQSDKKNENGQIMFSLLSGIGKCDYNCRVSEKDILESFAYFNHIGFNP; the protein is encoded by the coding sequence ATGAACAAATTAGACAGTGCCGGTCACAGCATTTATTTTGAAACCGGACTCGAATCCTTAGCAAACATTGTTGAGTCGGGCAGATACAGTAAGATCTTTGTCTTTGCAGACAGCAATACTTCCGAACTATGTCTGCCGCTTTTCCGCGAAATGATGAACGACTTCCATGGTTTTGACCTGATAGAAACCGATCCGGGAGAAGAAAACAAGAACATCGATTTTTGCATAGGCATCTGGAAAACTTTGCTTGATTTTGGTGCCGACCGCAAATGTTTAATGATCAACCTGGGTGGCGGTGTAATTACCGACATGGGGGGATTTGTGGCTTCCACCTATAAAAGAGGGATCGATTTTATCAATATCCCAACCACTTTATTGTCGCAGGTAGATGCCTCTGTTGGTGGCAAAACCGGCATTGATGTAGATAATGTTAAAAATATGGTGGGTACATTTACCCTTCCGCAATGCGTTTTCATTGAAACGGCATTTTTAAAAACATTGCCGCAACGGGAGTTGCTTTCAGGCTTTGCCGAAATGATCAAGCATGGTTTAATTGCAGACCAAGAATATTATCAAAACTTAAAGAACAGCGACTATCTGCAGGTTTCTGCCCCGGCCATCTACCGTTCGGTTGAAATAAAGAATGATGTGGTCACCGAAGACCCACATGAAAAAGGGCTGAGAAAGATCCTTAACTTCGGGCATACCATTGGCCATGCCGTGGAGACTTATTCGCTCATCAACGATGCACAGCCACTTACACATGGCGAAGCCATTGCCATAGGGATGATTTGCGAGGCCTTTCTATCCTCAACAAACAACACTTTTAAGGCTGAGGAACTGGAAGATGTCACTGCTTATATCAGCAAATTGTATCCTGCTTATGCGATTAAGGAAGAGAGTTTTGCCCAGCTGATGGAATTTATGCAAAGCGATAAGAAGAATGAAAACGGACAGATCATGTTCTCCTTACTGAGCGGCATCGGTAAATGCGACTACAACTGCAGGGTATCGGAAAAAGACATTCTAGAAAGTTTTGCTTACTTTAACCATATTGGCTTTAACCCATAA
- a CDS encoding prephenate dehydratase, with protein sequence MKKGPRVAIQGIKASFHEEAAFKFFGKDIQTIECNSFKQTCESLEKKEADFVVMAIENSIAGSLLPNYTLIREYNFAVVGEVYLPIQLHLMALPGVKFEDVKYATSHPIALRQCVDFFYDYPQIQVIEGSDTAACAKRIKEEQLTDTVAIANTLAAEMYGLNIIERRIESNKKNFTRFLILKLDKTEELKDINKASICFQTGNHVGALSKILNIFAEQQCNLTKIQSMPVLGKRNEYYFYVDMEWSNMENYDKAIRQALKYTANFNIMGEYQKNDKV encoded by the coding sequence ATGAAAAAAGGACCAAGAGTAGCAATACAAGGCATTAAAGCCTCTTTCCACGAAGAAGCAGCCTTCAAATTTTTCGGAAAGGACATTCAGACCATCGAATGCAATTCTTTTAAACAAACCTGTGAGAGTTTAGAAAAAAAAGAAGCGGATTTCGTTGTCATGGCCATCGAAAATTCTATTGCCGGAAGCCTTTTACCCAATTACACGCTGATCCGTGAATATAATTTTGCAGTGGTAGGTGAAGTATACCTGCCCATTCAATTGCACCTGATGGCCTTGCCTGGTGTTAAATTTGAAGACGTAAAATACGCTACCTCCCATCCTATTGCCCTGCGCCAGTGTGTCGATTTTTTCTACGATTATCCACAGATACAGGTAATCGAAGGTAGTGATACTGCGGCCTGCGCCAAACGCATCAAAGAAGAGCAGCTAACTGATACTGTTGCTATTGCAAATACCCTTGCTGCCGAGATGTACGGTCTCAACATCATCGAAAGAAGAATTGAATCAAACAAAAAGAATTTTACCAGGTTCCTGATCCTTAAACTTGATAAAACTGAGGAATTGAAAGACATCAACAAAGCTTCCATTTGTTTCCAGACAGGAAATCATGTAGGTGCCCTATCCAAAATCCTGAACATTTTTGCCGAGCAGCAATGTAACCTTACCAAAATCCAGAGCATGCCTGTTTTAGGTAAACGCAACGAATATTACTTCTATGTGGATATGGAATGGAGCAATATGGAAAACTACGATAAAGCCATTCGCCAGGCTTTGAAATACACAGCAAACTTCAACATTATGGGCGAGTACCAAAAGAACGATAAAGTATAA
- a CDS encoding chorismate mutase, whose product MKLKLNIQPLNTWLNTNNEPLIISGPCSAETEEQLLTTAHLLAETGKVSVLRAGIWKPRTRPGEFEGIGSIGLEWLKRAKAETGLPTAVEVANAKHVEEALAAGVDILWIGARSTVNPFTVQEIADALKGVDIPVLVKNPVNPDLQLWIGALERINGAGITKLGAIHRGFSSFEKSSFRNEPMWELAIQLKTLCPELPIINDPSHICGNRELIPYISQKALDLDMQGLMIESHLDPSVAWTDAKQQVTPAALSELVDRLTVREPESKNEAFTDQLAELRKQIDKIDDLLLQKLGERMAIVAKIGEFKRDNQVTILQVNRWEAIVKKGASFAKALKLDLNFTEKFLELVHGESIRKQTEIMNAGKAEKGIAAEAHTEVKS is encoded by the coding sequence ATGAAACTAAAATTGAACATTCAGCCATTAAACACCTGGCTTAACACCAACAACGAGCCCCTGATTATTTCTGGTCCCTGCAGTGCAGAAACCGAAGAACAATTGTTGACTACCGCACATTTACTTGCCGAAACCGGAAAAGTATCAGTACTGAGGGCCGGTATATGGAAACCACGCACCCGTCCGGGAGAATTTGAAGGCATCGGCAGTATAGGACTGGAATGGCTGAAAAGAGCAAAAGCTGAAACCGGATTACCAACTGCTGTAGAGGTTGCCAACGCTAAACACGTTGAAGAGGCTTTAGCTGCAGGAGTAGATATTTTATGGATCGGTGCACGTTCAACCGTTAACCCTTTCACTGTTCAGGAAATTGCGGATGCCTTGAAGGGTGTCGACATCCCTGTATTGGTAAAAAACCCGGTAAACCCTGACCTTCAATTGTGGATAGGTGCTTTAGAACGCATCAACGGAGCTGGTATTACCAAACTGGGTGCCATTCACCGCGGTTTCTCTTCATTCGAAAAAAGTTCATTCCGTAACGAACCAATGTGGGAGCTTGCCATTCAACTGAAAACATTATGCCCTGAATTGCCGATCATTAACGACCCGAGCCATATCTGCGGTAACCGTGAACTGATCCCTTACATCTCTCAGAAAGCGCTGGACCTTGACATGCAGGGCTTAATGATAGAATCGCACTTAGACCCTTCTGTGGCCTGGACGGATGCCAAGCAGCAGGTTACTCCGGCAGCACTGAGTGAATTGGTTGACCGCCTGACTGTACGTGAGCCTGAGTCTAAAAACGAAGCCTTTACAGATCAGCTGGCAGAACTGCGTAAACAAATTGATAAAATAGATGACCTGCTGTTACAAAAATTGGGCGAGCGTATGGCGATCGTAGCTAAAATAGGCGAATTTAAACGCGACAACCAGGTAACCATTTTACAGGTAAACCGTTGGGAAGCCATCGTTAAAAAAGGTGCCTCATTTGCAAAAGCATTGAAATTAGATTTAAACTTTACTGAAAAATTCCTGGAATTGGTACACGGAGAATCCATCCGTAAACAAACAGAAATTATGAATGCAGGCAAAGCAGAAAAAGGTATTGCCGCCGAAGCACATACAGAAGTTAAATCTTAA
- the aroC gene encoding chorismate synthase, with amino-acid sequence MAGNTFGQLFRISTFGESHGTAIGVILDGCPAQLPIDLEFIQSELDKRRPGQSKITTQRKESDTVQVLSGTFEGKSTGTPIAMLIPNEDQRSKDYSHNTDVYRPSHADYTYDAKYGIRDHRGGGRSSARETAARVAAGAIAKLLLKHYGIEIFAHVAAVGKITAPNLDGDNIAELLASREANIVRCADPATANQMIEFIDSVRKDGDTVGGKINCIIKNCPVGLGEPVFDKLHADLGKAMLSINAVHGFEYGSGFAGSDMRGSEHNDIFLATGDAPKTLTNFSGGIQGGISNGMEINFTVAFKPVATIMHNQQTINAAGEAAEIKGKGRHDPCVVPRAVVIVEAMAALVLADHLLRNKTSRL; translated from the coding sequence ATGGCAGGCAATACATTTGGTCAGTTATTTCGCATCAGCACCTTTGGCGAGTCACATGGAACAGCCATAGGCGTTATTTTAGATGGTTGCCCGGCACAGCTGCCTATCGACCTGGAATTTATCCAGTCAGAGTTGGACAAACGCCGGCCGGGACAATCAAAAATCACCACACAGCGCAAAGAAAGCGATACGGTCCAGGTTTTATCCGGAACATTTGAAGGAAAAAGTACAGGAACCCCTATCGCCATGCTCATTCCTAACGAAGATCAGCGGAGCAAGGATTACAGCCACAATACTGATGTTTACCGCCCCTCGCATGCAGATTATACTTACGATGCCAAATATGGCATCCGCGACCATCGGGGCGGCGGACGTTCTTCGGCAAGGGAAACCGCGGCAAGAGTAGCAGCCGGTGCCATTGCCAAGTTGCTGCTCAAACATTATGGCATTGAAATTTTTGCCCATGTTGCAGCAGTGGGAAAAATCACAGCCCCTAATCTGGATGGCGATAATATCGCTGAGTTGCTGGCAAGTAGGGAAGCCAATATCGTTCGCTGTGCAGACCCGGCAACTGCAAACCAGATGATAGAATTCATTGACAGCGTAAGGAAAGACGGGGATACTGTTGGCGGAAAGATCAACTGCATCATCAAAAATTGCCCGGTTGGTTTGGGCGAACCAGTGTTTGATAAGCTTCATGCCGATCTGGGTAAGGCCATGCTTAGCATTAATGCCGTACATGGTTTTGAATATGGTTCTGGTTTTGCAGGAAGTGATATGAGAGGCTCCGAACACAACGATATTTTCCTGGCTACAGGGGACGCTCCTAAAACACTGACCAATTTCTCTGGTGGTATTCAGGGTGGCATCTCTAATGGTATGGAAATCAATTTCACCGTTGCTTTCAAGCCTGTAGCTACCATTATGCACAACCAGCAAACCATCAATGCAGCAGGCGAGGCTGCAGAAATCAAAGGAAAAGGCAGACACGATCCTTGTGTAGTACCAAGAGCAGTAGTTATTGTAGAAGCAATGGCTGCGCTGGTACTTGCAGATCATTTGCTCAGAAACAAAACGAGCAGGTTATAA
- a CDS encoding DUF1573 domain-containing protein, with protein sequence MKKLLLLFTLTLGLSVAVNAQSKPAEFKFDKESYDFGKIPLNKPASVEFKFTNIGDQPLIITKVETTCGCTVPEYTQTPIKKGDAGVIKVTYNPTGAALPFSKSITITSNAKTTTKVLYIKGETVAAASK encoded by the coding sequence ATGAAAAAGCTATTATTATTGTTTACCCTGACTTTAGGACTAAGTGTTGCTGTTAACGCCCAGTCAAAACCTGCCGAGTTTAAGTTTGATAAGGAGAGTTATGATTTTGGAAAAATTCCTCTGAACAAGCCTGCAAGCGTAGAGTTTAAATTCACCAACATTGGCGATCAGCCGCTGATCATTACCAAGGTAGAGACTACCTGCGGCTGTACAGTTCCGGAATATACCCAAACACCTATTAAAAAAGGTGATGCAGGTGTAATTAAAGTAACCTACAACCCTACGGGTGCTGCTTTGCCTTTCAGCAAAAGCATTACCATTACTTCAAATGCTAAAACCACTACCAAAGTATTGTACATTAAAGGAGAAACGGTAGCTGCAGCCAGCAAATAG
- a CDS encoding pyridoxal phosphate-dependent aminotransferase codes for MPNISEKGLQMPASPIRKLTPYADQAKREGKKVYHLNIGQPDIATPEGMLNAIKNIDFNVWAYTPSEGTLSYRSKLAEYYNKLGYNITPADILVTVGGSEAITIAMQTCVNEGDEIIIPEPFYANYNGFACMSNVVVKPILSHIENGFALPPVAEFEKLITEKTKAIIICNPNNPTGYLYSREELEALKALCLKYDLFLFSDEAYREFCYDGREFISPAHLEGLEQHVVVMDTVSKRYSACGARLGCMITKNKEVIQAGLKFAQARLSPGMVEQIAGAAAVDTPDSYFEEVNKEYTLRRDTLVQRLNAMEGVFCPNPGGAFYVVAKLPIDDADQFCQWMLESFSSNGETVMMAPATGFYSTEGSGKNEVRMAYVLNTADLNKAMDCLNIALQQYPGRKMA; via the coding sequence ATGCCTAATATCTCGGAAAAGGGGCTTCAAATGCCCGCTTCACCAATAAGAAAACTAACTCCTTATGCCGACCAGGCAAAAAGGGAGGGTAAAAAAGTGTACCATTTAAACATCGGGCAGCCAGACATCGCTACCCCGGAAGGAATGCTGAATGCCATTAAAAATATAGACTTTAACGTATGGGCCTACACCCCGTCGGAAGGTACTTTAAGCTACCGCAGCAAGCTGGCAGAATATTACAACAAACTAGGCTATAACATTACTCCTGCAGATATATTGGTTACCGTAGGTGGTTCAGAAGCCATCACCATAGCCATGCAAACCTGTGTAAATGAAGGTGATGAAATCATTATCCCTGAGCCTTTTTATGCAAACTACAATGGCTTTGCCTGTATGAGCAATGTGGTGGTTAAACCTATACTTTCTCATATAGAAAATGGTTTTGCCTTACCTCCTGTTGCAGAGTTCGAAAAGCTGATCACCGAAAAAACAAAGGCCATCATCATCTGCAACCCGAACAACCCAACCGGTTACCTGTATTCAAGAGAAGAGCTGGAGGCCTTAAAGGCACTTTGTTTAAAATATGACCTGTTCCTGTTCTCGGACGAAGCCTATCGTGAATTTTGCTATGATGGCCGTGAGTTCATTTCACCTGCACACCTGGAAGGTTTAGAGCAGCACGTGGTGGTAATGGATACCGTTTCTAAAAGATACAGCGCCTGTGGTGCCAGGCTGGGTTGCATGATCACCAAAAACAAGGAGGTGATACAGGCAGGTTTAAAATTTGCACAGGCAAGGTTGAGTCCGGGAATGGTAGAGCAGATTGCCGGGGCTGCTGCTGTAGATACACCAGACAGCTATTTTGAAGAGGTGAATAAAGAATATACTTTACGCAGAGATACCCTTGTACAAAGACTAAATGCCATGGAAGGTGTATTTTGCCCTAACCCGGGCGGCGCATTTTATGTAGTTGCCAAACTGCCTATTGATGATGCTGATCAGTTCTGTCAATGGATGCTGGAGAGCTTCAGCAGCAATGGCGAAACTGTAATGATGGCACCTGCCACAGGCTTTTACTCAACCGAAGGTTCAGGAAAAAATGAAGTCAGAATGGCTTATGTATTAAACACAGCAGACCTTAATAAGGCTATGGATTGCCTGAATATTGCTTTGCAACAATATCCTGGCCGTAAAATGGCATAA
- a CDS encoding alpha-ketoacid dehydrogenase subunit alpha/beta, with amino-acid sequence MMPNVKLTTNPIDAAELSFDDFKTIVINDYKIAYESRQASLLGRKEVLTGKAKFGIFGDGKELPQIAMAKAFKNGDWRSGYYRDQTFAFAAGICTIKEFFAQLYANPSVEADPASAGRQMNCHFATRSINEDGSWKNLTEIKNSSSDIAPTGGQMARLVGLAYASKLYRQNPELEYLKNFSVNGNEVAFGTIGNASTSEGVFFEAMNAAGVLQIPMAMSVWDDAYGISVPAKYQTTKEDISEILKGFQRDEKGEGYEIYKVRGWDYPALCETYQRAIDVCRTEHIPVLIHVTEVTQPQGHSTSGSHERYKDKARLEWEKEYDCILQMRKWMLESAIITDEELTELEVTAKNFVRETQKEAWNEFLGSIKTEKDQVIAMINDLAAGDPTLIKIAAQLANTPDAQRREVISSARKALRLSVNQSSADRSALLSWYNAQEALNTDRYNSKLFTEGNESPSLVSELKPVYTEQSKMVDGRELLNACFDSNFARDQRLVAFGEDLGAIGDVNQGFAGLQAKYGDLRITDTGIREMTIVGQGIGLALRGLRPIAEIQYLDYLVFALNVLSDDLASLSYRTKAGQKAPVIIRTRGHRLEGVWHSGSPIGMILGSLRGLHILVPRNMTQAAGMYNTLFRSDEPALIIECLNGYRLKEKLPENIGEYTVPFGKAEIVREGADITVVSYGSTIRIVEEAAEELAQMGISVEIVDPQTLLPFDTEQICAGSLAKTNKLLVVDEDVPGGGTAFLLQQILEEQKGYYHLDGQPKTLSAKAHRPPYGSDGDYFSKPSVDDVIEAVYSMMHESNPSKYPAIF; translated from the coding sequence ATGATGCCAAATGTTAAACTCACTACCAACCCTATTGATGCCGCTGAGTTAAGTTTTGACGATTTCAAAACCATTGTTATAAATGATTATAAAATAGCTTATGAAAGCAGACAGGCGAGTTTACTTGGGCGAAAGGAAGTTTTAACAGGAAAAGCAAAGTTCGGTATTTTTGGAGATGGTAAAGAGTTGCCGCAGATTGCCATGGCCAAGGCTTTTAAAAATGGCGACTGGCGCTCGGGTTATTACCGTGACCAGACCTTTGCCTTTGCTGCAGGGATTTGTACCATTAAAGAATTCTTTGCCCAGCTGTATGCAAATCCAAGTGTGGAGGCTGATCCGGCATCGGCAGGCAGGCAAATGAACTGTCACTTCGCTACACGCTCCATCAACGAAGACGGTAGCTGGAAAAACCTGACAGAAATTAAAAACAGTTCTTCAGACATTGCGCCGACAGGTGGTCAGATGGCCAGACTGGTGGGCCTGGCATACGCTTCAAAGCTATACAGGCAAAACCCTGAACTGGAATACCTGAAGAATTTCTCTGTAAATGGAAATGAGGTCGCTTTTGGTACCATTGGTAATGCCTCCACCTCAGAAGGTGTGTTTTTTGAAGCGATGAATGCTGCGGGTGTTTTACAGATTCCTATGGCGATGTCTGTCTGGGACGATGCTTACGGCATTTCTGTTCCTGCAAAATACCAGACTACCAAAGAAGATATTTCTGAAATACTAAAAGGCTTTCAGCGCGATGAAAAAGGCGAGGGCTACGAAATTTATAAAGTAAGAGGCTGGGATTACCCGGCGCTTTGCGAAACTTACCAGCGTGCAATTGATGTTTGCCGTACTGAGCATATCCCTGTCCTGATCCATGTAACGGAGGTTACACAGCCGCAAGGCCATTCTACTTCTGGTTCGCACGAACGTTACAAGGATAAAGCCAGGCTGGAATGGGAAAAAGAGTACGACTGTATCCTTCAGATGCGTAAATGGATGCTCGAATCGGCTATCATTACCGACGAAGAACTGACCGAGCTGGAAGTTACAGCCAAGAATTTTGTGCGTGAAACCCAGAAAGAAGCCTGGAACGAATTCCTGGGATCGATTAAAACCGAAAAAGATCAGGTGATTGCAATGATCAATGACCTGGCAGCAGGTGATCCTACATTAATAAAAATTGCAGCTCAACTGGCCAATACACCAGATGCACAAAGAAGGGAAGTGATCTCTTCAGCAAGAAAAGCTTTACGCTTATCTGTTAACCAGTCTTCAGCAGACCGGAGCGCGCTTTTATCCTGGTATAATGCACAGGAAGCACTCAATACAGACCGATACAATTCAAAGTTATTTACAGAGGGCAATGAAAGTCCATCGCTGGTCAGTGAACTGAAACCGGTTTATACGGAGCAGAGTAAAATGGTTGACGGCCGGGAATTGCTGAATGCCTGCTTTGACTCGAACTTTGCCCGCGACCAGCGTTTGGTAGCTTTTGGAGAAGATTTGGGTGCAATAGGTGATGTAAATCAGGGTTTTGCCGGTTTACAGGCCAAGTATGGCGATCTGAGGATTACAGATACTGGTATCCGGGAAATGACCATAGTAGGGCAGGGAATTGGTTTGGCTTTACGTGGTTTGCGTCCTATTGCCGAAATCCAGTACCTGGATTATCTGGTTTTCGCGCTGAATGTACTGAGCGATGATCTGGCTAGCTTGTCTTACCGCACCAAAGCCGGGCAAAAGGCACCAGTGATCATCAGGACACGCGGGCACAGACTGGAGGGGGTATGGCATTCCGGATCACCTATAGGAATGATCCTGGGTTCGCTAAGGGGCCTGCACATTCTTGTGCCAAGAAACATGACACAGGCTGCAGGGATGTACAATACCTTGTTCAGGTCTGATGAACCTGCGCTGATCATAGAATGCCTGAATGGCTACCGTTTGAAAGAAAAGCTACCTGAAAACATTGGTGAATATACCGTTCCTTTTGGCAAGGCCGAAATCGTTCGGGAGGGTGCTGATATTACCGTGGTTTCCTATGGTTCTACCATAAGGATTGTAGAAGAGGCAGCTGAGGAATTGGCCCAGATGGGGATCTCGGTCGAAATTGTAGATCCGCAGACTTTACTGCCTTTTGATACCGAGCAGATCTGTGCCGGATCATTGGCTAAAACCAATAAATTGCTCGTGGTAGATGAGGATGTGCCGGGAGGTGGAACCGCGTTTTTACTCCAGCAGATACTGGAAGAGCAAAAGGGTTATTACCATTTGGATGGACAGCCTAAAACACTGAGTGCCAAAGCACACAGGCCTCCTTATGGTTCTGATGGGGATTATTTCAGTAAGCCTTCTGTAGATGATGTAATTGAAGCCGTATATAGCATGATGCATGAAAGCAATCCAAGTAAATATCCGGCGATATTCTAA
- a CDS encoding 3-phosphoshikimate 1-carboxyvinyltransferase: MSKNAIVSFKGNKDINAEIALTGSKSESNRALIISALSGGLVSVDNLSDAVDTVTLNNILKAIREENDPDTFFSVDVGHAGTAMRFLTAYLTITRGMFHLTGSGRMKERPIKLLVEALRELGAEIRYAGQEGFPPLDISKHFAQSSRKVKIAGNISSQYLSALLMIAPSLPLGLSLEIEGELTSRPYLEMTLSMLEEAGIGYKWEEQTIHIDHQPFKTCNLIVEPDWSAASYWYSIVALADHGNISLPHLKEKSLQGDSRIREIMVPFGVRTSQTANGIALKSGTSIAINEVLNLKDCPDLAQTIIVCAAAKGLNLSFTGLETLKIKETNRVLALQQELAKIGVTLAENNEVYTLNCSQLSFPEKVIFATYDDHRMAMAFAPLSLFIKEVEMEDYQVVEKSYPDFWKDLEKAGFTVKEI, encoded by the coding sequence ATGAGTAAGAACGCAATTGTTTCTTTTAAAGGGAATAAAGATATAAATGCTGAAATAGCCTTAACCGGTTCAAAAAGCGAAAGCAACAGGGCGCTGATCATCAGTGCCCTGTCTGGCGGCCTGGTAAGTGTCGACAACCTTTCTGATGCTGTAGACACCGTTACGCTGAACAACATTCTCAAAGCAATCCGGGAAGAAAATGACCCGGACACCTTTTTCTCTGTTGATGTAGGACACGCTGGTACGGCCATGCGTTTTCTTACGGCCTATCTAACCATTACCAGAGGTATGTTTCACCTTACCGGCTCTGGCAGGATGAAAGAACGCCCTATAAAATTACTGGTAGAGGCCTTACGTGAACTTGGTGCTGAGATCAGGTATGCCGGTCAGGAAGGTTTCCCTCCACTCGACATCAGCAAGCACTTTGCACAAAGCAGCCGCAAGGTTAAAATCGCCGGGAACATTAGCAGTCAATACCTATCTGCGCTATTAATGATCGCCCCTTCCCTACCTTTGGGCTTGTCGCTGGAAATTGAAGGTGAACTGACTTCGCGCCCATACCTGGAAATGACTTTGAGCATGCTCGAAGAAGCAGGAATCGGCTACAAATGGGAAGAACAGACGATCCATATCGACCATCAACCTTTTAAGACCTGTAATTTAATTGTGGAACCCGACTGGAGCGCAGCCTCTTATTGGTACAGCATTGTTGCCCTGGCTGACCATGGAAACATCAGCCTGCCACATTTAAAAGAAAAAAGCTTACAGGGCGACAGCAGGATCAGGGAAATTATGGTACCTTTTGGCGTACGAACATCACAAACTGCCAACGGAATTGCCTTAAAGTCTGGCACCTCAATAGCCATTAATGAAGTGCTGAACTTAAAGGACTGCCCCGATCTGGCGCAAACCATTATCGTTTGTGCTGCCGCTAAAGGCTTAAACCTTTCGTTCACCGGATTAGAGACGCTGAAAATAAAAGAGACGAACAGGGTGTTGGCCCTGCAGCAGGAGCTGGCCAAAATTGGTGTAACATTAGCGGAAAACAATGAAGTATATACCTTAAATTGCAGTCAGTTGAGTTTTCCGGAAAAAGTGATTTTTGCCACCTACGATGACCATAGGATGGCAATGGCATTTGCCCCTTTAAGTCTGTTTATTAAAGAAGTGGAAATGGAAGACTACCAGGTGGTAGAGAAATCTTATCCCGACTTCTGGAAAGATTTGGAGAAAGCAGGTTTTACAGTAAAAGAAATTTAA
- a CDS encoding RNA-binding S4 domain-containing protein gives MIKFKLEGEFIPLIQLLKATGLVQSGGEAQTVVEDGLIKYNGTVDYRKRLKVRVGDVIDFMGQKITVI, from the coding sequence ATGATAAAATTTAAATTAGAAGGCGAGTTTATCCCGCTTATTCAATTGTTAAAAGCTACCGGACTGGTACAAAGCGGCGGAGAAGCACAAACTGTGGTTGAAGACGGCCTGATCAAATACAACGGAACAGTAGACTACCGTAAAAGGCTGAAAGTCCGTGTTGGCGATGTAATTGATTTTATGGGACAAAAAATAACAGTAATTTAA